The following DNA comes from Flexivirga oryzae.
CGAAGTACCCGACCTCGGTCAGGACACGCCACGGAGGGGGTGCCGTGTAAGGGACGACGGTTTGCTCAGCGATGACGGAAAGTTGGTTCACAGTTAGGTGAGGCTAACCTATCTCGTCGACCGGCGGTTCCTTCCTGTGTTGTGATCTGGCACACAGTTTGCTCACAGGTTCGCCCGGGCGCCCGGACCGGGCCGTGAGTGCGGGCCGTCAGTGCGGGCCGTCCTCCGACGCCGGATCCCCAAGGTTGCCGAGGAACACCAGTGCGGTCGCCGCGCGCACGGACCGTCGGCTGCCAGAACCGGCGATGACGGTGGCGCCCGCTTCGACCGGGTGCACCGTGTCGTCGACGACAACAGCGCCGGAACCCGACAGGATGTGGAAGCTCGCTGCCGGCCCAGGGTGATCCGGCAGCGCCTGACCCGCCGCGAGCGCGACGAGCACCACCTTCAACTCCTCGGATTCGTGCAATATCCGAACGTCGGGCGCGCCTTCCCGGGGCGCGACCACGTCGCGCCAGTCCGCCCACACGCCGGTTGGGACGCTCACGACACAGGCTTCGCAGCAGCCGTCCGGCCGATCCGCACGCGCCATACCTCCGGGCCCTGTTCGAGGTACTCCCAGGTGAACTCACCGGCGTTCTCCGCCTCGAACTGATAGCGCAACGGCTTGGGGTCGTGGTCGTTGACCAGCACGTAGCTCGCATCGACGGGCAGCGTGTTGAAGGTCTCGAAGATGAGCTCGTGACGCCGCCGGGGCTCCTCGGTGCGAACGTCGAGCACGCGGTCTTCACTGGACACGATGGATCCTCCTTGCTGAGATCGCCGACACGGATGCGCCGGCGGACTTCAATTTACACGATCTATACTTGTAAAAATAAGTAAGTCAGACTGTTGTGGGAGCATGACGTCGTGGAGCGTGAGGAGCTGACCCGGCCGGACCCGCAGGCGGGCCCGGTGCTCGGCGACAGCCGGGCGCAGGTGCTCGCCGCCCTGCAGGGTTCACCGGAGCCCGCGTCGGTGACCGAGATCGCCGACGAGGTGGGGCTGCATCCCAACACCGCCCGTTTCCACCTGGACGGCCTCGTCGAGCAAGGGCTGGCCCGCCGCGAGACCGAGCAGCGCGACGTGCCCGGTCGGCCCCGCGCGCTCTACCGCGCCACGGCAGACAGCGCTCGCGCTGGTCGGCGCAGCTACCGCCTGCTCGCCGAGATCCTCACCAGCTATCTGGCCTCACACACGCTCGCACCCAGCGACGCGGCGCTGCACGCCGGCGAGGCATGGGGGCGCTTCCTCACCGACCGCCCGGCCCCCTTCCGCACCGTGGACGACTCCGCGGCTACCCGGCAACTGGTCGACGTCCTGGACGAGATCGGCTTCGCACCGGAGCCGGTGGAGCAGGACAGCCGCCGGCAGATCCTGCTGCACCAGTGCCCGTTCCGTGAGGTCGCCGAAGAACACCGCGACGTGGTGTGCGCCGTCCACCTCGGCCTGATGCGCGGCGTTCTCGCCGAACTCGACGCACCGGTGGACGCGGCACGGCTCGACCCGTTCGTCGAGGCGAACCTCTGCGTGACAACGCTGGCCGACCGCGCGGCACGCACCGTCTCCGCCGACGACGAGTCGGACTCAGGCTGAGGCGCGCCGCCGGCGCAGGTAGCGCAGTCTGCGTCGCTCCTCCGGCGTCATACCACCCCAGATGCCGTCATCCTCGCCGTGCGCCAGCGCTGCCTCCAGGCACTGCGCGGCCACCGGACAGGTGCGGCAGATGGCCTTCGCACGCTCGGTCTGGGCGAGCGCCGGCCCGGTCGTCCCGACCGGGAAGAACAGGTCCGAGTTGAGACCACGACAGGCTGCGTTCCTGCGCCAGTCATCGTCGGGATCCGTGAGCACGAGCGAACCTCCCCACCGTCAGGCGTCGGACCGCAGCGCCCGCGCGTCGGGCAGCCGGTAGAGGTTGCCCCACCTGCCGCCGATCTGCGACACCCAGGACTCGGGCGGCCGCCCGTCGACCCTCGGGTAGCGGCGGGGATCGCCCACAGGAGGTTCGATCCGCACGTTGCGATAGACCAGCTCCTTGCCGAGCCGGCGCACGGCATCGAGTCCGGTCAGGGTCGCGCCGTCGACCAGGAGCACCGGCAGGTCCGGCCTGTCCAGCGCCAGCCACTCCGCGCGCCACGCCCGCACCCGCCGGTACGCGCCGCCGGTGATCGGACCCCGATTGACCGCGACGGCATACCCGGCCTCGCGCAACGGGTCCGCGTCGACCCCCGACCGCAGCACGGGACCGGTCAGCGGGGTGCGCAGGACGTTCGGGTTGCCGATGTCGACCCCCTCGCGCCAGTACAACTCGAACAGCAGCCGGCGTGCTTCGCCGGCGACCCGACTGCCGCAGAGCTCCGACCAGGCGGACACCGCGGCCTCCGTCTTCGGGGCCACCGCCGGGACGCGCCACGGCAAGAGTTCCCCGTCGAGCAGCGAGGCCTGCAAGGTCGAGAACCGCGCCACGAGTGCACGACGGTCCTCGCCGGACAGGGGCACGCCGCCCACGGGAAGGTCGGCGCGGGACTCGACCGCGCGCCAGTCCACCTCCACCTCCCCGGCCAGCGCGTCCGCACGTCTGCTCGCGACGTAGCACTCCGGGCTACTGAAGTCGGCGTAAACGATCAGGCTCATGGCGACCAACCTCCGTTCCGATGGCGCCGATACCGCGGCGCTGACTATTTTTTACTAGAGTAATAGTTTTTATTACTCAGGGGAAGACGTCGCCGGTGAATGGGTAGCGCGGAGCGGGCTCCGGACCGGGGCTCGGAGCAGGAGGGTCGGGCGGAAGGGTCAGCCGAGCCCGAGGGCGATGCCGTCGAGGATGTCGTGTTCGCTGGTGAGCACCGTGTCGATGCCGGCCACCGCACTGACGCGGCCGACGATGGTGCGCCAGATCAGCGCACCCGATCCGATGACGTCGACCCGCCCGGGATGCATGTAACCGAGCGCGGCACGCTCTGCGCGGGTCGCCCGCAGCAGTGCGTCGCAGGAACGCTGGGCCTGCTCGACCGACAACTCGGTGCCGTGGATCCGCTCCGGGTCGTAGACCGCGAGCCCCAGCGCATGCGCCGTGATGGTGGTGACCGAACCGGCCAGCCCGATCAACGCACCGGCGCGTTGCAGCGGAACCGTCGCGGCGGCTTCGTCGATCGCGGCGTTGATGTCGACCAGCGCCGCGTCGATCTCGGCGTCAGTGGGCGGGTCGGTGTGCAGATGACGCTCGGTGAAGCGCACGCATCCGATGTTCACCGACCGTGCGGCGGTCACGTCGCCGGCGCCGAGGACGAACTCGGTGGATCCCCCGCCGAGGTCGACCACGAGGTATGGCGCAGGCGTCGACGGCTGCACCACGCTCGTCGCGCCGCGAAAGCTCAACTGTGCCTCTTCATCACCGCTGATGACCTCCGGCTCGATGCCGAAATCGCTGAAGGCGGAGGCGATCCCACGGGTGAAGTCGGCTGCGTTCGCCGCATCCCGCGACGCGGAGGTGGCCACGAAACGCACCCGTTCCACGTCGGCCGCGACGCACTGCCCGGCATACACCCGGGCTGCTCGCAACGTGCGCTCCATCGCGTCCGGTGCGATGCGACCGGTCACGTCGACACCCTGACCGAGGCGCACGATCTCCATCGTGCGCACGACGTCACTCAGTGACTGCCCGTCGGTGTCCGCGATCAGCAGGCGGATCGAGTTGGTGCCGCAGTCGACGGCCGCGACTCGCGTCATACCTTCTCCTGGGGCTGGGTGCAGCAACCGCCGTCCCACCAGGCGGGAAGCATTGAAAGTGCTTCGTCGCCAAGCGGATTGACGCCTGGGCCGACTGCCATCGAGTGCGCCACAAGCACGTGCAGGCACTTCACCCGGTCGGGCATCCCGCCCGCCGAGATGCCGGCGATCTCGGGGACCTCACCGAGCGCGGCGCGCCGCCGCAGGTAGTCCTCGTGCGCCGCACGGTAGGCCGCCGCCAGCTCGGGGTCCGTGCCGAGTCGGTCGGTCATCTCACGCATCAGGCCGCGGGCCTCCAGCGTTCCGATCGCGCCGGTCAGCCGGGGGCAGGTGGCGTAGAAGGTCGTCGGGAAGGGCGTGCCATCGGGCAGTCGCGGCAGTGTCCGGACCACGGCAGGACAACCGCAGGGACAACGTGCCGCGATCTCGACCACCCCACGCGGCAGCCTGCCGAGTTGTCGCTCGACCGCCTCGAGGTCTGCGGGATCAACCGCAGGAGAAGGGTTTTCGGGCATGGGTCGGTTCAGTGTTCGCCGGAGGACACGACGGACCGCCACAGCGTGCCGTACCAGGTCTGCGACTGGTTGGCCCGTTTCGCGACACCCGCACCCGACGTCCCGTCGGTCACGTAGACCGTCAGGGTCTTGCCCGGTTTGGCGAAGCCGAGCCGCTGACCGGCCTGCGCCTCGACATACTTCGGGTCGCTCCACTTGGCCTTCTCGGCCCGCAACGACTTGACGTCCGCCTGCTGGGCCGCGACCTGCGCCTGGAGTTTTGCGACCTGCTGCCGCTGCGACAGGTAGGAGCGCACCGTGGGCGCGATCACGACGGCGAGGAAGACGATCAGCGCACCGACGACGGCCAGTCGGCGCATCGAGCGCGGTGACCGCGTCTTGCGCACCGCCCGGGTGCCGGTCGCGGCCTTGCCCGGCGCCGTGCGCACCGAGGTGGTGCGCCCGGTGCCGGAGCGCCGCGGCCGGGCCGACGGGCGTGACGTCGCGCGCGACCGACCCGTCGGGGTCTTGCGCGAATCGCGTGTCACAAGTGGACCTTTCGTTGTCCTCGCTCAGGCCTTGAACCGCGGGAAGGCACTGGCGCCCGCGTAGACCGCGGCGTCGTCCAGCTCCTCCTCGATGCGCAGCAACTGGTTGTATTTGGCGACCCGGTCCGAGCGCGCCGGGGCACCGGTCTTGATCTGCCCGCAGTTGGTGGCGACCGCGAGGTCCGCGATGGTCGTGTCCTCGGTCTCCCCCGACCGGTGACTCATCATGCACCGGAAGCCGTTGCTCTGCGCGAGCGTGACCGCGTCGAGGGTCTCGGTCAGCGTGCCGATCTGGTTGACCTTGACCAGCAGCGCGTTGGCGATCCCGGACTCGATGCCGCGCGCCAGCCGCTTGGGGTTGGTGACGAAGAGGTCGTCGCCGACGATCTGCACCTTGTCGCCGAGCTCGTCGGTGAGGATCTTCCAACCCTCCCAGTCCTCTTCGTTCAGTGGGTCCTCGATCGACACCAGCGGGTATGACGCCACCAGGTCGGCGTAGTAGGCGGTCATCTCGGCGGCGGACTTCTTGCTGCCCTCGAACACGTAGGAACCGTCCTCGAAGAACTCGCTGGCCGCGACGTCGAGCGCGAGCGCGATGTCCTTGCCGGGGGTGTAGCCGGCGGCCTTGATCGCGTCGAGGATCAGGTCGAGCGCGGCGCGGTTGGACTCCAGGCTGGGGGCGAAGCCGCCCTCGTCGCCGAGGCCGGTGGCCAGGCCGCGGTCCTGCAGCACCTTCTTGAGTGCGTGGTAGACCTCAGCGCCCCAGCGCAACGCCTCCCGGAAGGAGCCGGCGCCGATCGGCGCGATCATGAACTCCTGGATGTCGACGTTGGAGTCGGCGTGGGCGCCGCCGTTGAGGATGTTCATCATCGGGACCGGCAGCAGGTGCGCGTTGGGCCCGCCGACGTAACGGAAGAGCGGCAGGTCGGCCGACTCGGCGGCGGCCTGCGCGACGGCAAGGCTGACACCGAGGATGGCGTTGGCTCCCACGCGGCCCTTGTTGTCGGTGCCGTCGGTGCCGAGCATCTCCTGGTCGACCAGGCGCTGCTCGCTGGCGTCATACCCGAGCACATGCGGCGCGATCTCCTCGGCGACAGCGTCGACGGCGTCCTGGACACCCTTGCCGCCATACCGCTTCGCATCGCCGTCGCGGCGCTCGACGGCCTCGAACTGACCGGTGCTGGCACCGGAGGGGACCGCGGCCCGTCCGACGGTGCCGTCGTCGAGCGCGACCTCGACCTCGACGGTCGGGTTGCCTCGGGAGTCGAGGATCTCGCGGGCGAGCAGGGCGTCAATCGTGGCCACTTAGCAGTCTCCTGGCAGGGGTCGGGACGTTGGGAGCAGGCATGATGCCCACACGTGCTGCGGGTTCAGACTATCGCCGACGGCGATGCGGATCCGGGACGACCCGCTCGGTGGGCCCGCCGACTTCGGCCGCTCCGTCGCCGACGGCGCCGGGTGACGCCCGGCACGGCTACCATGTCGAGGCGATTCTGCGAGGCAGTTCACGCCATTCCGGTGTCATGGACGATCGACTTGGTGCATCCTGTTCCGAACGGGCGACCACATTGCCCGCGTCTCACGCTGCCCGAGGGATGCGGACGCGGCGCCGACAAATACACGCGGACGTGGAGCAACTAGGGGTGGGGGCTCGTCCGCACAGACTGTGAAGACGGGGCGCCTCGCGGTGCGCCGCGGACTGGAAGAGACCGACGACGATGCCTGAATCACGCCGACCTGTGACGGCGTCTCCGGCGACGGACGACAACGCGCCCACGAGGACGTTCTGGCCACCGATGGACTGGTCACTGCGACGCAAGGTTGTCGCAGCCCTGGCGATCCCGCTGATCTTCGCCACCGTGCTGGTGTGTTTCCGGATCGCCGGCGCGTGGTCCGACGCGGGCGCCGCATCGCAGGCCAAGAGCCGGTATGCCGCGCTCGAGCCGTCCATCGACTACCTGGCCGCCAGCCAGGACCTCGCCGCAGAACTGGTCCGGCCGTCGCCGGACGACAAGACGATCGAGACGAACCGGGCACGGTTCGGCGCAGCACGCACGGCGCTCACGTCGGCGATCGGCTCGTCGAGCCTCAGCTCGCACCAGCGCAGCCTGCTCAACGCGGCGGTCAACAGCGGTGACGCACTCACCTCCGGGACCGGCGGGACGGGCGACGCCACGTCCCTGGCACCCGGCGCGATCAGCTCCGACGTGCTGGGCTTCCTGGACGACCTCAACGCCGCCCACCCCGAGCAGACGCTCAACGCGCTGCACGACGTGGTCACCGCGCAGAGCCACCTGGCCGACGAACGACTCGACCTGGCACGGGAGACCGGGTTCACCGACGACCTGCGGACCACCCTGTCCGCGGACGTCGGCGGCGAACAGGACGCTCTCGAGCGCGTCCAGGCGGCGCAGTTACCGACGGTGGATGTGTCGACCCAGCAGGCGGCGACGGTCAGCCGGCTCGCGTTCAGCACCAACGGCACGTTCGACCAGGTCAAGAGCGTGACCCCGAGCGTCACCTCCTCCTACCGGACGGTCTACCGCGCCGCGGTGGCCACGGCCACCGACCGGGTGTCCGCCCAGGCGGACGACTCGCGGCGCTCCGCGCTGCTGCAGATCGGCTTGATCCTGGCGATCCTGCTGCTCACCGTGCTGCTCGCCCTGCTCATCTCGCGACGGCTGCTGGTGCGGCCGATCGCCCGGCTGCGACGCAGCACGATCGACGTCGCCGAAGAGCACCTGCCCGCAGCGATCGAACGCGTGCAGTCCGGCCAGGGCGTCGGGCGGATCCAGAGCGTCGCGCTGCCCCATCGGGAGGAGATCGGGCAGCTGTCCCGCGCGATCGACGGGATGCAGAACCGCGCCATCCGGCTGGCGTCCGAACAGGCGACCCTGCGCCGGCAGATGACCGAGATGTTCGAGACCCTGTCGCGACGCAACACCTCGCTGGTCAACCAGCAACTCAACCTGCTCGAGCAGCTGGAGCGCAGCGAGGACGACTCCGCGCGGCTGGACAGCCTCTTCCGGCTGGACCACATGGCCGCTCGCATGCGACGTAACGGTCAGAGCCTGATGGTGCTCGCGGGCAACGAGGGCCGCCACCGGAACGAAACGCTCGCAATCGCCCAAGTGGTCGGGGCGGCGATCTCCGAGGTGCAGGACTACCAGCGGGTCGACGTCGCCCAGTTGCCGGACCAGATCGTCGACCCCGAGGTCGCGACGGACCTGGTGCACGTGGTCGCCGAGCTCGTCGACAACGCACTCGCGTACTCCCCGCCGCAGTCCCGCGTCCAGATCGGCGGTGCGCGCGCCATCGACGGTGGCGTCCTGCTGGAGATCGAGGACCACGGGCTCGGCATCGAGGCGGACCAGCTCGAGAAGCTGAATGACGACATCTCCGCCGGTGGCGAGTTCGGCGTCGAAACCACCCGCCACATGGGCCTTTTCGTGGTCGCACGGCTCGGGGAGAGTCACGGCATCGACGTACGGCTGCGCGCGAACCCCTCGGGCGGCACCGTCGCCGCGGTGCACGTGCCGGTCGGGGTGCTGCGGGCGCCCGAACCTGCCGCACCGCCGGCGCGTCGAGCCACACCCGCACCGGCCCGCGCCGAGCGCGCGACCGCCGTCGACGCCGCTCCCCCGGAGCCGGTCGAGCAGACCGAGGCCGGCCTGCCGCGTCGCCGACCGGGCGCCACCGGCGTGAGCGCCCTCACCGGCGCCGCCTCGCTCGGCGCCGCGGCCGCGCAACACACGGCCGACGCCAGCGATGCCCGGGGCGACTGGGTCTCCCCGATCGCCGGTTCGGCCTCGGCACCCGAGCGCTCGCTCGGCGCGATGGCGTTCTTCAGCGGCACCCGGGACGCCCGGCCGGGCCGATCCGACGACGCCGCCGGAGCCGACGGCGTCGGCGGCCGAGCGGGTTCCGGGTCCGGGTCCGACCTGTCGGCCGGTGACTCGGCGGAAGCCGCCGCGCCTCCGGCGCAGGAGCCACGTCATACTCCTCCCCGGGTGGAGGACACCCCGATCTTCCGGTCGATCAGCTCCCGCTGGCTGGGCGCGGACGGCGAACTGCCGTGGTCCTCCGAGCCCACCGACCGGGCATGGGAGGCCGCGCAGGCCGCGACGGAGGAGCACGCGGTGACCGACAGCGACAATCCGCTGCCGCGCCGGCAACCGGGGCGCTACATCGTGCCGGGCAGCGTGGAGTCGGCGAGCGCGACGGGCCCGCACGGCCGGAGCCCGGAGCACGGGCCACTGCGCGACCCGGAGGCACTGCGCGCGAAACTCAGCCGTTACAAGCAGGGCGTCGAACGCGCACGGCGAGCCGCCGCGGCCGACGATTTCGACCAGCACAACGACGACAACGGATCGAGGTCACGGTGACCGACTACTCCACGACAACCGGCCATGACGGCCAGTTCGACTGGCTCGTCTCGAGATTCGTGCAGGACACCCCCGGTGTCGCGCACGCGGTGCTCGTATCGGTCGACGGACTCGTGATCGCCCGGAACGCCGAACTGCCGATCGATCGTGCGGAGCAGATGGCTGCGGTCTCGTCGGGGCTGGCAAGCCTGGCGTCCGGGGCGGCCGGCCTGTTCGACGGTGGAGCCGTGCTGCAGTCCATCATCGAGATGCAGAACGGCTTCGTGCTGCTGATGAGCGTCGGCGACGGGTCACATCTGGCGGTGCTGACCGGCCCGTCCGCGGACATCGGTCAGATCGGGTACGAGATGGCGATCATGGTCGAGCGGGTCGGGCGCGCCGTGGACGCGGCTCCGCGGGCGCGGTGAGCGAACAGGCCCAGTGCGCGAATGACGGATGACCGATGACCGACGAGCCTCCCGAGTGGGATGACGGCGCCGAGGAACCCGCCGCGAGCGTGGTGCGGCCCTACACGCTCACGTCCGGGCGCACCACGTCGGAGGTCGACGTGCCGCTCGAGGCGACCGTCGAGCTCACGGTGGAGGGGCGATCGAAGCGCTGGCCGGCGCACGACCCGACGCGCCGGATCGTCGACCTGTGCGCCGACGAACTGCTCTCGGTCGCGGAGATCGCGGCCCGGGCCGGTCTCGCGATCGGCGTGGCCAGGGTTCTCGTCGGCGACCTGGCAGCCGAGGGCAGTGTGCAGTTGCAACAGACCATGACCGACAGCACGTCCAGTGACGAGCGCATCAACCTCATTGAAAGGACCCTGCGTGGACTCCGCGACCTCTAGCCCGGCCCATCGCACGACGTCGACGAAGATCGTCGTCGCCGGCGGATTCGGGGTCGGCAAGACGACGCTCGTCGGCGCGGTCTCCGAGATCGTCCCCCTGCAGACCGAGGCGACCGTGACCCAGTTGTCGGAGGGGACCGATCACCTCACGTCGACGCCGAACAAGAACACCACCACGGTCGCCATGGACTTCGGTCGCATCACCCTGGCGAACGATCTGGTGCTCTACCTGTTCGGCACGCCCGGTCAACGGCGCTTCTGGTTCATGTGGGACGACCTGGTCAAGGGCGCGATCGGCGCGATCGTGCTCGTCGACACCGCCCGCCTCGGCGACGCCTTCTCGGCCATCGACTACTTCGAAGCCAAAGGCCTGCCGTTCATCGTCGCCGTCAACCAGTTCGACGGCACCCGAGTGCATTCCGAGGCCGAGATCGCCGATGCGCTGGCCATCTCACCGCACATCCCGCTGATGCGGGTCGACGCGCGGGACCGCGACTCGGCGAAGGCCGCGCTCGTGCGCGTGACCGAATTCGCGCTGGAGCAGCACCGGGCCGCGGCGGCGCAGTCGTAAGCGGCGGCGTCCCTGACCTGGCCCGGCCTGGGGCTGGCCTGGCCCGGCCCCAACCCGCGACCGTCGCTACTTCGGGACGCACTTTCCGCGTTACCCTGTCCCCAACCCGCGACCGTCGCTACTTCGGGACGCACTCCGCGAAACCCTGCCCCCAACCCGCGACCGTCGCTACTTCGGGACGCACTTTCCGCGAAACCCCGTCCCCAACCCGCGACCGTCGCTACTTCGGGACGCGGTGGTCGACGGCGCGCATCGCGTCGACGAGCGGTGACCGGCCGGATTCGGCTTCGATGCCGTCCGCGGCGCCGTTGCGGTCCGCGCTGCTGCGTCCGGCGCTCACCTTGAACTTGCCGACGATGCGGGAGATGCGCAGCTCGATCCCCACGATGTCGCCGAGCCGGCCGCGCAGATAATCGGCCGGAGCCTGCCCCATGTGCCACGCGTCGACGCGGCCGCCCTCCATGACCTGGGTCAGTTTCGCGACCGCCGCTCGCGTCCAGCGCAGGTCGTCGTGGACGACGAGTTCGCCATACACGTGTGCCACCAGGTAGTTCCAGGTGGGCACGACCTCATGGTGCTCCTGCTTGGAGGGATACCAGGTCGGCGAGACGTAATGGTCGGCGCCGTTGAAGACGACCAGGGTCTCACCCTCGTGCTGGCCGGCACGCCACACGTCGTTGGCTCGGGCGACGTGACCGATGAGCTTGTCCCCGTCCTCACTCACCTCGAGCAAGAACGGAATGTGGTTGGCACTCAAGGATTTTCCGTCGGAGGTCACCAAGGTCGCGAACGGCACGGAGGAGATCAGCTCCGCAACCTCCGCGGTGGATGGTGCTTCGTCGTGTGCGGGCAGGTAGACCATCCATTCATCGTCGCACCGGCCCGTATGGCGTGCTCAGCCGGCTGCCGCGCGCGCCCGGTCCAGGTCGGCGCGGGTGAACACCGAGCGCACCTCGACCCCCGCGTCGGCGAGCCCGGTCGCCTCGGGCGGTCTCCGGTCGATGGCGCAGACGACCAGGTCGATCCGGGCACCCAGGCGCCGCAGTTCCTCCGCGCCGGCGATGACGGCGCCGCCCGTCGTGATGACGTCCTCGACGAGCACGACGTGTCGGCCTTCGACGGAGCCGCCCTCGGCGAGCTTGCGGGTGCCATACTCCTTGGCCTCCTTGCGCACGAAAACAGTTGGCAGATTTACCAATTGCCCGAGCACCGCTGCAATGGGCACACCACCGAGCTCCAGGCCTCCCAGAACTTCGGCGTCATCGGGTAGCAGCGGCTGCATCCCTGCCGCGACCCGGCGGATGAGCTGCGGGTCGCCCTCGAACAGGTACTTGTCGAAGTACTCGGTCGCCACCTGTCCGGAGCGGAGGGTGAATTCGCCGTGCACCGGCACCGGGAGTCGATGGCCGCGGCGAGGTCCTGATCCGTCATGACCCGTAGCTTGTCATGCTCCCGAAGCCCCGCGCCCAGTGCTCCTGGACCGGCTACGTTGGGCGCATGCAGCTGTTCGAAGCCGGTTCGGTGATCGAGCGCAGGGAGGTGCTCCACGGTCGCCTCTGGCTGTCGACGCCGGTCACCGTCGTCAGAGATGACGGCGACATACTCGCCGTGCGCCTCGATCCGGGTGCGCCGATGACTTTCGCAGCGCACCCGTTCGGGCGCCACCCCTGGGCCGGATCCACCCGATGGGCCGAGACGATCGTCCTGCAGCTCTACCGGCCGCAGCACCTCTACTCGGTCTGGAAGATGTTCGGCGCCGACGGGGCGTTCCGGCAGTGGTACATCAACTTCGAGGCACCGCTGGCCCGCGACGCGGTGTCCATCGACACCGACGACTACGGACTCGACATCGTCATCCGGCCGGACGGCACCTGGTGGTGGAAGGATGTTCCGGACCTGCACCATCAGCGGGCACAGGGGCGCATCGAGGCGCGGACGGTGCTGGCCGTGCTGGAGGCCGCGGCCCAGGTCGAGCAGCATTTGATCGACGGCACCCGGTGGTGGAGCGACTGGGACAGTTGGACGCCCGCCGGTCGCGTCCCGAGCCCGGGCCCGGCCCCGGTGGGCGAGGTCCCGCGAATCACCCGCTGACGGGCGGCCGGGCGACCTCACGCAGCGTCGCGCGCAGGGCAGCGTCGGCCGAGACACCGCCGGCGCGGGCCTGCGCGACCAGCGCCAGCAGCCGGCCGCCGAGATCCGCGCCCTCGTCATACGACACCTGTATGCCGCGGCGGTCCGCCCGGGTGAGCACCTTCTCGGCGATCAGCAACGGCGACAACGACGCGGGGATGCCGGCCAACAGGTCGTCCTCGTCCCGGTCGGACTTCTCGGCGGCCTTGATCCGCTCCCAGGACCGCTCGACCTCGTCGGGAGTGCTGGCATCGCCGTCGCCGAACACGTGCGGGTGACGCCGAATCAGTTTGTCCACCAACAGACTCGCGACATCATCGATGGTGTAACCCGGGTCCTCGTCCGCGGCGATGCGCGCATGGAAGAGCACCTGCAGCAACACGTCACCGAGCTCCTCCGCGACGTGCTCGGTGTCGCCGGTCTCGATCGCCTCGACCGTCTCGTGGGCTTCCTCGAGCAGGTACTTGGCCAGCGACTCGTGCGTCTGCTCGGCGTCCCACGGGCAGCCGCCCGGCGACCGCAGCGCGTCCATCACGGCCACCGCGTCCAACAAGCGCGCACCCGGGACGTCCCAGGAACCGACCAGCACCTCGATCTGCGGCGGGTCCTCCAGCCGGGTCAGCTCCTCGGCGATGGCGTCGGTCAGACCGGGGTCGGCGTCGGGAGAGCTGATCCAGACGATCGACCGCTCCGCGGCGGCCGCGACGAGCGCACGCGCGCTCTCGGCCGCCGACTCGTATGGCGCCGCCGCAACGTCGATGCCGGATGCCGCAACGGCGGCGGGCACCGGGTCGTCCGGGTCCGCGGTCAGCACCTGCGCAGCGCTCTCCAACGCGGTCCAGGCATCCCGGGAAAGCAGACCCGCCGCGACACGGGGGCTGGTCACCAGCACCGTCAGCAGCGGCTGCGGCCCGGTCACTCCGCGGGGTGGCCGTTCGGCGCGGCGCCGGTCGAGGTCG
Coding sequences within:
- a CDS encoding helix-turn-helix domain-containing protein, which produces MEREELTRPDPQAGPVLGDSRAQVLAALQGSPEPASVTEIADEVGLHPNTARFHLDGLVEQGLARRETEQRDVPGRPRALYRATADSARAGRRSYRLLAEILTSYLASHTLAPSDAALHAGEAWGRFLTDRPAPFRTVDDSAATRQLVDVLDEIGFAPEPVEQDSRRQILLHQCPFREVAEEHRDVVCAVHLGLMRGVLAELDAPVDAARLDPFVEANLCVTTLADRAARTVSADDESDSG
- a CDS encoding DsbA family oxidoreductase — its product is MSLIVYADFSSPECYVASRRADALAGEVEVDWRAVESRADLPVGGVPLSGEDRRALVARFSTLQASLLDGELLPWRVPAVAPKTEAAVSAWSELCGSRVAGEARRLLFELYWREGVDIGNPNVLRTPLTGPVLRSGVDADPLREAGYAVAVNRGPITGGAYRRVRAWRAEWLALDRPDLPVLLVDGATLTGLDAVRRLGKELVYRNVRIEPPVGDPRRYPRVDGRPPESWVSQIGGRWGNLYRLPDARALRSDA
- a CDS encoding DUF2249 domain-containing protein; its protein translation is MSSEDRVLDVRTEEPRRRHELIFETFNTLPVDASYVLVNDHDPKPLRYQFEAENAGEFTWEYLEQGPEVWRVRIGRTAAAKPVS
- a CDS encoding Ppx/GppA phosphatase family protein, which translates into the protein MTRVAAVDCGTNSIRLLIADTDGQSLSDVVRTMEIVRLGQGVDVTGRIAPDAMERTLRAARVYAGQCVAADVERVRFVATSASRDAANAADFTRGIASAFSDFGIEPEVISGDEEAQLSFRGATSVVQPSTPAPYLVVDLGGGSTEFVLGAGDVTAARSVNIGCVRFTERHLHTDPPTDAEIDAALVDINAAIDEAAATVPLQRAGALIGLAGSVTTITAHALGLAVYDPERIHGTELSVEQAQRSCDALLRATRAERAALGYMHPGRVDVIGSGALIWRTIVGRVSAVAGIDTVLTSEHDILDGIALGLG
- a CDS encoding septum formation initiator family protein yields the protein MTRDSRKTPTGRSRATSRPSARPRRSGTGRTTSVRTAPGKAATGTRAVRKTRSPRSMRRLAVVGALIVFLAVVIAPTVRSYLSQRQQVAKLQAQVAAQQADVKSLRAEKAKWSDPKYVEAQAGQRLGFAKPGKTLTVYVTDGTSGAGVAKRANQSQTWYGTLWRSVVSSGEH
- a CDS encoding DUF501 domain-containing protein: MPENPSPAVDPADLEAVERQLGRLPRGVVEIAARCPCGCPAVVRTLPRLPDGTPFPTTFYATCPRLTGAIGTLEARGLMREMTDRLGTDPELAAAYRAAHEDYLRRRAALGEVPEIAGISAGGMPDRVKCLHVLVAHSMAVGPGVNPLGDEALSMLPAWWDGGCCTQPQEKV
- the eno gene encoding phosphopyruvate hydratase; the protein is MATIDALLAREILDSRGNPTVEVEVALDDGTVGRAAVPSGASTGQFEAVERRDGDAKRYGGKGVQDAVDAVAEEIAPHVLGYDASEQRLVDQEMLGTDGTDNKGRVGANAILGVSLAVAQAAAESADLPLFRYVGGPNAHLLPVPMMNILNGGAHADSNVDIQEFMIAPIGAGSFREALRWGAEVYHALKKVLQDRGLATGLGDEGGFAPSLESNRAALDLILDAIKAAGYTPGKDIALALDVAASEFFEDGSYVFEGSKKSAAEMTAYYADLVASYPLVSIEDPLNEEDWEGWKILTDELGDKVQIVGDDLFVTNPKRLARGIESGIANALLVKVNQIGTLTETLDAVTLAQSNGFRCMMSHRSGETEDTTIADLAVATNCGQIKTGAPARSDRVAKYNQLLRIEEELDDAAVYAGASAFPRFKA
- a CDS encoding WhiB family transcriptional regulator, producing the protein MLTDPDDDWRRNAACRGLNSDLFFPVGTTGPALAQTERAKAICRTCPVAAQCLEAALAHGEDDGIWGGMTPEERRRLRYLRRRRASA